A segment of the Halogranum gelatinilyticum genome:
ACCGTAAAGATGCCTTCCGCGAGGGGATTCTCGGCGACGACGTCATTCCGCTCACATCCGCGCTCGCCGCTCAAGAGCACGGTGACGCGCGCAAAGCGATCGACATCCTCCGAAACGCTGGCCGAATCGCGACCGAAGAGGAGAACCCCGAGGTGACAGTCGAGCACGTCCGTAAAGCGAAAGAGCGTACCGAGGCGGACCGGTTCAACGAGATCATCGCCGGTACGCCCGTGCAAGGGAAGGCGATACTTCTTGCACTGGCACTGTTGACGCTGATGTCCGACGAATCGGAGTTCTCGACGAAACGCGTCTACGACACGTATACCACCATCGTCAACGAGATCGGTATGGACCGACTGTCCGAACGGCGAGTCAACGAGATCCTCCAAGAGCAGGCGTTCCTCAACGTCATCAACTCCACCCGAACGAGTCGTGGACGCGGACGCGGTGTCTACAGTAAACACCGACTGCTCGAAGATGCAACCATCGTCAAGAAAGTCATCACCAGCGACGACCGGTTCGAGGTCTACGAGGAGATCGGTGTCTGAGCCGTATTCGCCGTAGTACCGACTACTCGACCTGTGGCGTCCGATACATCGCCAACAGCTCTTCGAGTACGAGTGCAGCCCTACTTCCGGCATCGACCTCGTCGTCGACGTATTCGTATCCTGCGTCGAACTCGCCCCGCAGCCCGTATTTTCGGATTTCGACGACCGCTTCGAGGAAGTCGTCGTCGAACTCGTAGCTGTCGTCGACTTCTGACGGGAACTCCAGGTCGAGTTCTCCTTTCAACTCTTCGTAGCTAAACGTCTTCTCGTTGTAGTCGGGCGAGACGAGCTCGAGCATATACTCCGCAGAGAACCGGTAGAACTCGGATTTGCTCTCGAACGTCCCATCCGCCACCAGTGATTCGATCTCCTCGACCACCTGATCCGGGTAGCGGACGGTATCTTTCGCCATGTTACTTCACCCCTGTGTGGGGAACGATTATAATTTCTCTGGTAAATTTGGTGTTGCGGGTTCTGCGTAGCTGGATTCTCTGGCTGTAAAGCGTATCCCTGTCGCTACATGAGCGGCCGTCTGTTCTCGATTTAGGTCACGGTCGGCCCCCGGTACGTCTCCGTGTTGGGTCAGTCTACCGAAGCCGATCTCCCGCCGAATGCCGTTGTCTTCCACCTCCGACGTTCAGCGAGTTCTGATCGTGTTCTCGTTGCGGTACGACCCTCCAAGTCAGCCGTAGCACGGAACGGAGACTTAGCAAACGCGCGCGGAAACAAATTGACCCACTTTCAGTGGCAGTCGCGTTTCGTCCGATAGACATCTCGGTCTTGAGTTTCACAATCGAGAGATTCGTTAGCACTATCTCTGACAGTCAGACACATCCTCGATGATTATTCATCTTTCGGGCGATATCACTGGTATTAAGTATTACCCAGCCATCCGTAGGAATGCGTACGACACAACGTGACTTCGGGCCGGTCACCCCGGCCCGAGATCACACGTGGGCCTCGTGGGTTCGTCCCACGGTCGATGTGCTTCGGTGGGTTTATGTACCCATCGCGCATTGGTTTAGGTCCGAAGAAGATGAGGATTCCGCCCCTGCGGTCCGCCGTACACGACGGAATCTGACGTTAGCCTTGATAGTTCGGTGACACCCGGTCGGACGACCGGCTCGTCACCGAGCTTGGACCTTGCAATGACACTCTCTTACAGAGTGTTTTGGTGAT
Coding sequences within it:
- a CDS encoding CopG family transcriptional regulator, giving the protein MAKDTVRYPDQVVEEIESLVADGTFESKSEFYRFSAEYMLELVSPDYNEKTFSYEELKGELDLEFPSEVDDSYEFDDDFLEAVVEIRKYGLRGEFDAGYEYVDDEVDAGSRAALVLEELLAMYRTPQVE